In the Streptomyces cinnamoneus genome, CGGTGGGAGTACGCGGAGCTGCCCGGCGGCGTTCGGATGCGCTGGGTCCAGGACTTCGCGATGAAACCCGACGCCCCCGTCGACGACGAGTGGATGACGGACAACATCAACCGCAACTCCCGCACCCAGATGGCCCTCATCCGGGACCGCATCGAGCAGGCCGCGGGCGAGCGCCGGAGCGCATCGGTCATGCCTGCCTGACGGCACCCCCAGGAAGGACAGCCGATGCACCACACACTCATCGTCGCCCGCATGGCGCCCGGTTCGGCACCGGCGATCGCGGACGTCTTCGCCGACTCCGACCGCGGCGAACTGCCGCACCTGGTCGGGGTCACCCGGCGCAGCCTCTTCCAGTTCGACGACATCTACATGCACCTCATCGAGGCCGAGCGGGATCCGGCGCCCGCCATCGCCGAACTGGCCGGCCATCCCGAGTTCCGCAGCATCAGCGAGCGGCTGTCGACGCACGTCAGCGCGTACGACCCGGAGACCTGGCGCGGCCCCCGGGACGCCATGGCGCACTGCTTCTACCGCTGGGAGCGCAGCGCGGTGCCCTGACGGACAGACGAGGCCTGCGCCCGGGCCGCCGGCTCCCCGCGAAAGCGGGGCCGGCGGCCCGGGGGTGTTCCGGCCCGGGTCAGGCTGGCACGGTGCACTCGAAGGCGTGGAGGTAGGCGTTGACCGGCCGGATCTCGCCGACGACCAGGCCGGCGCCGGTCAGCCGGTCCACCATGCTCTGCCGGGTGTGCTTGGCACCGCCGACGTTGAGCAGCAGCAACAGGTCCATGGCCGTCGTGAACCGCATGGACGGGGTGTCGTCCACCAGATTCTCGATGACCACGACCCGGGCCCCCGCACGCGCCACCTTCCGGATGTTGGCCAGCGTCCTGCGGGTGCTGTCGTCGTCCCACTCCAAGATGTTCTTGATGATGTAGACGTCCGCCCGGACCGGGAGATCCTCGCGGCAGTCGCCGGGCACGATCCGCACCCGGGACGCCAGCGCGCCGCCGTCCCGCAGGCGGGGGTCGGCGTTGCCCACCACGGCCGGGAGGTCG is a window encoding:
- a CDS encoding TcmI family type II polyketide cyclase, with the translated sequence MHHTLIVARMAPGSAPAIADVFADSDRGELPHLVGVTRRSLFQFDDIYMHLIEAERDPAPAIAELAGHPEFRSISERLSTHVSAYDPETWRGPRDAMAHCFYRWERSAVP